The following is a genomic window from Pseudomonadota bacterium.
AGGCTGGCCATGCATCGTCATCGACTCCGCTCTTCAGTGTCTCGCTACCTGCACATTATCCCTTAGCCATGACTCGCTGTAAACCACAATTCGCCGTGACAAAGACAATTTTTAGAGGTGCCCATAACGCTCTCGACCGCACCGGCGAGGCGTTGGCCGACTACAACACGGCCATCGAGTTCGACCCGAATTTCGCTCAAGCCTACTTTAACCGCGGCGTCATACATCAGAAGCTCGGGGACGAAGAGAAGGCGTTGGCAGACTTCGGCAACGCCATCCGGCTTAACACGACCTTCGCGCAGCCTTATTCCAACCGCGGGCTCATATTCCGGTCGCGGGGACTCTACGAAAAGGCGCTGGCCGACTTCGACCGCGCCATCCAGCTCGCCCCCAACCTCACCGACGCTTATCTAAACCGTGGCCTCGCCTTGAGCAAACAGCAACGTTACGACGAAGCCCTGGCCAACTATACACACGCCATCGAGCTGAAGGAGAGCTCGGCAACGGCTTATCACCAACGCGGAAACGTCTACAAGTGGACGCGCCGCTACAGGGATGCGCGGGCCGACTACACGCGGGTTATCGAGTTAGACCCCGACAACGGGCAGGCCTACTTCGACCGCGCCGTCGTCAATCACTTGTCAAATAATCACGAGGACGCGCTGGCAGATTACGGCCACGCCATCGAGCTAAATTTTAGTCCCGCGGAGACTCATCTCAACCGCGGCGGTCTATACCACGCGCATAATCGCTACGAGGAAGCCCTGTCAGACTACAACCTCGCTCTGGAGCTTAACCCGCGGATGATGCAGGCTTACTACAACCGCGGGCGCATTTACGACGCTCTAAGGGATCACGAGCTGGCTGCCGCCGACTACTCGCGCGCCCTCGAAATTGAGCCCGCCGACCCGCAAATCTACTTCTACCGCGGTCGTGCTTACACGGCCCTAACTCGCTTCGAGAACGCGCTGGAAGACTATACCCGAGCGCTCGAGCTCAACCCCGACTACGGTGAGATCTACGAATTTCGGGGCTCCCTTAACGCGGTCCTCAACCGCCATGACGAGGCGCTGGCCGATTATGCGAGCTCTCTACAATTCGATCCCACCAACGCGGAGGTCTATGCGGGCATAGGGCTGACACTCATCAGTCAGAACAAGCAGCAGGAGGCTTTGCCATACCTCGAAAAAGGGGGGGAGCTGGGGAATACCGTCGGCGCGCAGTACGCGGCGGCGGTCAGGCGGAATCTCGGGATTCGAGATGAGCCTGAGCTGAATGCGGCTCAATTCGGATTCGCGCTGTTCCAACGGGTCGATTCGCTCGAAGAAATGAGGAGAGCCGTAAAGGAGTTCCCGTTCCTGAAACATCCGGGGTTCATCGACGCCATCGAGCAGGCGGTGGTAGGGAAGGCCGCGCCGGAAATGCGTACAGAGCTTGAGCGCCGCCTCGCACGGTTACGTCAGATTGCCGCCGAAGGAGGCGACGAAGAAGAGCGGTGATCGGCGCTTTATGACCGGTGCTCGGGATCCTGCCCCCTAAGGATCAGCAGGAGGTTTTGGAGTCGGCGGCCGTGCACTCGGTGAGGATGGCATCTGGCGTAACGTAGGAACGTAAACAATCGCTCCCCGGGCTCCTCCACGGTGGACGGCTCGGCATTTCAGGCGCCAATTGGCGAGGAAGGCCTTCCGCGTGCCGCCTTCAGCTCCGAAGCCGCTCATGTGTTAGACGAGTTCAAGCCCCCAGTAGTGAGCTTTCATTTCGGTTTGCCTTCGGCCGAATTGCTGGCGCGAGTGAGAGCTTTGGGCGCGAAGATACTCTGTTCGGCAACGACCGTCGAGACATTCAACGTTCAACCGAAAATGAATCCTCGGTTGCCGCGGCCTCGCAATCTCGTGAACGGTCCGGCAACTTCGCCCACTTCCATCATGTTCACGAAAGTTGTGCCTTCCGGATAGCACCAGATTTCTTCCATGCGAGACCAGACGAGAACGTAGGTCAGTCGTTCGTCCACCGCACGGGCCCTAGCAAATTCCACGGCTTCTTCCCGACACAAGTCCTTCGGCATCTGTGCCCGGCCCCAGACTGCCGGGATCAGGCGGCGCTTGCCTCGGGGATCCACCAGAGCTTGATGAGATCCGGGCCCTGCGCCAGCACCCGCCGCACCGCAGCACGCGCCTCGTCCGGAGCATTCACCTCGAGGATCGGCGGATCTGCGACGCGCAACTCCGAAGGCATATGGCTTGAAATGAGGGGCCCCGTGACGGCGAGCTGTGGCGCATGCGGCATCGTCTTCGTGCGCTCGCGCGCCTCGAAGGTCCAGAACGGTCCCCCGACGTCGAGCACCGCCGTCACGCCGCTTGCGAGGTAACGCGCCAGTGTCATGGGCAGGCGTGCTCTCACCCAGTCGACCTCCGCGGCATACGGCCGTATCGATCGGAGATCGATGATGTCCGGCCGCGTGTAGAGCCCGCCCGACTGAAACAGGTGGATGTGCGCGTCAACGAGGCCCGGGCTGATCCATTTTCCGGTCATGTCGGCTACCCGGGCACCTTCAGGGATGATGACCTCACCGCGAGGCCCCACCGCCCTGATGCGCTCCCCGGAGACGAGCACGACGGCGTCGCGGAACGGCTTGCTCCCGGTGCCGTCGATAACGGTCGCGCCCATCAAGGCGGTCACGCCGGTCTGGGGACCGTCCGCCGCACCCGCGGGGACCGGCACGAGCAACAGAACCGCTTGCACCACGGCTCGCACGGCCGTCCCCAAGCGGGAGGCGTTTAGGCAGGCGAATAGGCTCTCACCTCTGCGGCAGCCATCCCTGAACCCTAGCTAGCGACCATGGAAGGCAGAAGCGCTCGCGCCGCTCATTGTTCATGACCAGCCATCGTTGCCTGCACCGCCCTGCGCGCAGCCACCAGCTCTTCTTGTGCCGCATCCGGCCCGGGGAAAACGCGGCCGGCCTTTTGGTACCAGTAGCGCGCGTTGTCGAGATCGCCGTCGAGGGTATGCACGATCCCGTGCAGCCATGCGGCCAGCACGGAGTCTTGGTCCTGTACGATCTCGTGGGCCTCTTGCCATGCCCCTGCCGTCAAGAGATCTAGCGCTCGGGCGAGCGATTCAGCACCGGTCACCGATGCGCCTCCCCGCATTCCGATCCGCTCATTGCACAACGCAAATGCGTTAGCCGAGCCGTCCGCAGGATAGTGTAACCGATCTCGATCGGAACGCCCCCGAAAAGGGATATATCCGTCCGTTATCTCGGCAGCTCCAGTTGCACCGTTGCGCCGTCATAGCCACGCGGGTGGTGGTGGGCACGAATGACGATGGTATCGAGCGTGTCTGGGACCAGCACCCCGTCGAGCTCACGGGTGAAAGGTTGTTCGTCCACATGGGGATGAGCGAGCTGGCGCACGCCGAGGACCGTGCCGTCCGGGGCGATGATCTCGAACCGATCGGCATAGTGATCCCAACCGCGGTCCTGGCTCCGGATCGTCACTTCAAAGTGGAAGCTACCATTGGCTGCCCGTATGGCTCGTGCCGAGACCACGTCGGCTTCGCCGCCTGAGGCGGCACAGGGCAGCGCGAGCAGGAGCGCCATGAGATACGTATCGGAATGGCTCATACTACGGCTGCACGGCGATCCACGCCCGAGCGGCCGGGATCGTATCAGATACGGCGTGTACCGGCGTTGGCGCCTCCGGCCGAGCTGCCCTGCGGGCCCAGAGGAACTCCACGGCGCCGATCGGGCCCGACCGCCAGAACCCGGTACTTCGTCTAGCCACGCTAGAGCTTCATGAGCGCGAACACAAACGCCTCAGCCACGACCGGGCCTACCGGCGCCCTGATGGAGCGGCGCATCGCCCATCTGGATATGGACGCCTTCTACGCCTCGGTGGAGCTCTTACGCTATCCCCAGCTCAGGGGGTTGTCAGTCGTGATCGGAGGTAAGCTTGCGCACGATGTAGGCGAAGAGAGACAAGACTTCCACCGCCTGCGCCAGTACACCGGGCGGGGTGTCGTGACCACGGCAACCTATGAAGCGCGTGCGTTCGGCATTCGGTCCGGTATGGCGCTCATGAAGGCGGCGACGCTGGCCCCCGAGGCCATCTTGCTGCCGGCAGATTTCGATGAGTACCGGCGTTATTCGCGGCTCTTCAAGGCAGCCGTCGCCGACGTTGCACCGCAGATCGAAGACCGTGGGATCGACGAGATCTACATCGATCTGACCCATGTGCCCGGTGAGACGGCTGATCTGGCGCAGCGGATCAAGGGCAACGTTCGGCGTGCCACCGGCTTGTCCTGCTCGATCGGCGTCACCTCCAATACGCTCTTGTCCAAGATCGCCTCGGAGTTGCAGAAACCCGACGGCCTGACGGTGCTCTCGCACGCGGACCTGCCCACACGCATCTGGCCGCTACCGGCGCGGATTATCAATGGGATCGGTCCGAGGGCCAGCGCGAAGCTCGAAGCCCTCGGGATCCGCACCGTGGGCGATCTCGCCGCCGCCAGCCCGGTGACGCTGATCGAGACATTCGGCAGCCGCTACGCCCGCTGGCTGGTGGATGCCGCTTGCGGCCGCGATGAACGCCCGATCATCACGGAGCGGGCCCCCAAATCGATGAGCCGCGAGACCACCTTCGAGCGCGACTTGCATCCGCGATACGACCGGGAAAGCCTCTCCCGGGTCCTGCTGGAACTCTGTCAGCGGGTGAGTGGAGATCTCGTACGCCAGGGCTACCTCGGCAAGACGGTCGGCATCAAACTGCGGTATGCGGATTTTCATACCGTTACCCGCGATATCAGGCTCGAGGCGCCGACAGCCGATGCGGAAACGATCCGCAGTGCGGCGCGCGCGTGCCTCAAACGTGTCCCGCTCGATCGCCGCCTGCGCTTGCTGGGGGTACGAGTTGCCTCACTGGTGCGCCCAGGGGGCGATAAGGACACGATGGACCCTGTTTCCGTCCCTGACGACCACGCGGTCCGGAAGAGCTTGCTGCTTTTTGATTGAGAAACGTCCCGCTCTACGATAGGTGGAACCGACGAACGATAACTTTCTTGACCGCAGCGGATCGCAGGTGGTCTGTCGCACGGCATTCATATTTGGGCGCGCATACTCTTACGCGCGCACCAACGAACAACACAGGAGGAAACGTCATGAGACTGGCAACATTCAACGTCGAGAATCTGTTCCGTCGTCCCGTCGTGCTCGATCAGCCGACCTGGGCCCACGGGCGGAGCAGTTGAACGACTACACAAAGTTCAACGGCATCATCAGCAAGGCGAGCTATTCCGGCGCCGACAAGCAATGGCTCGTGGACTTTCTGGACCGCTACGACATGGCCGACCGCCGCATCGGCAAAGACGATCCGTTCCAGCTCAACGAGGTGCGCGGCAAGCTCTTCAAGGTGCCGAAAGGCCAGACTGAGGCCGAGATCATTGTCGACGGCCGCGGCGACTGGGACGGGTGGTTGG
Proteins encoded in this region:
- the dinB gene encoding DNA polymerase IV, whose amino-acid sequence is MERRIAHLDMDAFYASVELLRYPQLRGLSVVIGGKLAHDVGEERQDFHRLRQYTGRGVVTTATYEARAFGIRSGMALMKAATLAPEAILLPADFDEYRRYSRLFKAAVADVAPQIEDRGIDEIYIDLTHVPGETADLAQRIKGNVRRATGLSCSIGVTSNTLLSKIASELQKPDGLTVLSHADLPTRIWPLPARIINGIGPRASAKLEALGIRTVGDLAAASPVTLIETFGSRYARWLVDAACGRDERPIITERAPKSMSRETTFERDLHPRYDRESLSRVLLELCQRVSGDLVRQGYLGKTVGIKLRYADFHTVTRDIRLEAPTADAETIRSAARACLKRVPLDRRLRLLGVRVASLVRPGGDKDTMDPVSVPDDHAVRKSLLLFD
- a CDS encoding tetratricopeptide repeat protein — translated: AGHASSSTPLFSVSLPAHYPLAMTRCKPQFAVTKTIFRGAHNALDRTGEALADYNTAIEFDPNFAQAYFNRGVIHQKLGDEEKALADFGNAIRLNTTFAQPYSNRGLIFRSRGLYEKALADFDRAIQLAPNLTDAYLNRGLALSKQQRYDEALANYTHAIELKESSATAYHQRGNVYKWTRRYRDARADYTRVIELDPDNGQAYFDRAVVNHLSNNHEDALADYGHAIELNFSPAETHLNRGGLYHAHNRYEEALSDYNLALELNPRMMQAYYNRGRIYDALRDHELAAADYSRALEIEPADPQIYFYRGRAYTALTRFENALEDYTRALELNPDYGEIYEFRGSLNAVLNRHDEALADYASSLQFDPTNAEVYAGIGLTLISQNKQQEALPYLEKGGELGNTVGAQYAAAVRRNLGIRDEPELNAAQFGFALFQRVDSLEEMRRAVKEFPFLKHPGFIDAIEQAVVGKAAPEMRTELERRLARLRQIAAEGGDEEER